One stretch of Penaeus chinensis breed Huanghai No. 1 chromosome 27, ASM1920278v2, whole genome shotgun sequence DNA includes these proteins:
- the LOC125039802 gene encoding uncharacterized protein LOC125039802 has protein sequence MLTLLSTSAASAGSGDVTSVGTMWQATTVPATLVPTETIGQGSELFCAYQASQRAWCSAYCFVDGVCSMYVEDIPAEKTTSACKTTSPACPAPFSLYPGLEDVGCLYEVLSGNSWNVSRDICQEAGGDLLVPSGPEQYARIIAYFKGYIPGGLWWVGIYDNVWLTGRVGVTAEWDAGQPNRGEEHCGAMLSSSTMGDYHCSTVFRAVCQIR, from the exons ATGTTGACGCTTCTCTCGACGAGTGCCGCGTCGGCCGGATCAGGCGACGTCACCAGCGTCGGCACCATGTGGCAGGCGACGACGGTGCCCGCGACACTCGTCCCCACCGAGACGATCGGCCAGGGCAGCGAGCTGTTCTGTGCCTACCAAGCAAGTCAAAGGGCGTGGTGCAGCGCATACTGCTTCGTCGACGGCGTCTGCAGCATGTACGTCGAGGACATCCCAGCGGAAAAGACGACCTCCGCCTGCAAGACGACTTCCC CTGCCTGTCCCGCCCCCTTCAGCCTGTACCCGGGCCTCGAGGACGTCGGCTGCTTGTATGAGGTTCTTTCAGGCAATTCATGGAATGTCAGTCGAGACATTTGCCAAGAGGCCGGTGGTGACCTGCTTGTTCCAAGCGGCCCTGAGCAATACGCCAGGATAATTGCTTACTTCAAAGGGTACATCCCAG GAGGCTTGTGGTGGGTTGGCATCTACGACAATGTATGGCTGACCGGGCGGGTTGGCGTCACGGCCGAGTGGGACGCAGGCCAGCCCAACAGAGGAGAAGAGCACTGCGGGGCCATGCTCTCTAGCTCCACCATGGGCGACTATCATTGCTCCACCGTGTTCCGGGCCGTCTGCCAGATACGTTGA
- the LOC125039621 gene encoding uncharacterized protein LOC125039621 isoform X1, with protein MRFTTETDMEDEQLLVTYRHLNASLSRNRADDSRMKMDSDLLRSVSQEGNSLRRDMNTGLRRLEGMMMQMKNDHKKPIEEVQAQVRRNQMVIRSFEEKMERKSKQIWVDERPYGKYETVVNVGHNSCININIQLL; from the exons ATGCGCTTCACAACCGAGACTGACATG GAGGACGAGCAGCTTCTTGTCACCTACCGGCACTTAAATGCCTCACTCTCGAGGAACAGGGCAGACGACTCCCGAATGAAAATGGACTCTGACCTGCTCAGGAGTGTTTCACAAGAGGGAAATAGCCTCAGAAGAGATATGAATACTGGCCTGAGGCGACTCGAAGGGATGATGATGCAAATGAAGAATGATCACAAAAAACCCATCGAAGAAGTCCAAGCACAGGTTCGGAGAAACCAGATGGTAATCAGAAGTttcgaagaaaaaatggaaaggaagtcGAAGCAGATATGGGTTGACGAACGTCCTTACGGTAAGTATGAGACAGTGGTTAATGTCGGACATAATTCATGTATCAATATAAACATCCAATTACTTTAA
- the LOC125039621 gene encoding uncharacterized protein LOC125039621 isoform X2, which translates to MRFTTETDMEDEQLLVTYRHLNASLSRNRADDSRMKMDSDLLRSVSQEGNSLRRDMNTGLRRLEGMMMQMKNDHKKPIEEVQAQVRRNQMVIRSFEEKMERKSKQIWVDERPYG; encoded by the exons ATGCGCTTCACAACCGAGACTGACATG GAGGACGAGCAGCTTCTTGTCACCTACCGGCACTTAAATGCCTCACTCTCGAGGAACAGGGCAGACGACTCCCGAATGAAAATGGACTCTGACCTGCTCAGGAGTGTTTCACAAGAGGGAAATAGCCTCAGAAGAGATATGAATACTGGCCTGAGGCGACTCGAAGGGATGATGATGCAAATGAAGAATGATCACAAAAAACCCATCGAAGAAGTCCAAGCACAGGTTCGGAGAAACCAGATGGTAATCAGAAGTttcgaagaaaaaatggaaaggaagtcGAAGCAGATATGGGTTGACGAACGTCCTTACG GCTGA